A window of Diorhabda carinulata isolate Delta chromosome 7, icDioCari1.1, whole genome shotgun sequence contains these coding sequences:
- the LOC130896133 gene encoding serine/threonine-protein phosphatase 2A catalytic subunit beta isoform: MMKAANLNKPMKMPSQKLITSVESIDKPEKSKIKNLVIMDDKASCKELDQWIEQLNDCKQLTENQVKTLCDKAKEILSKESNVQEVKCPVTVCGDVHGQFHDLMELFRIGGRSPDTNYLFMGDYVDRGYYSVETVTLLVALKVRYKERITILRGNHESRQITQVYGFYDECLRKYGNANVWKFFTDLFDYLPLTALVDSQIFCLHGGLSPSIDTLDHIRALDRLQEVPHEGPMCDLLWSDPDDRGGWGISPRGAGYTFGQDISESFNHSNGLTLVSRAHQLVMEGYNWCHDRNVVTIFSAPNYCYRCGNQAAIMELDDALKYSFLQFDPAPRRGEPHVTRRTPDYFL, translated from the exons ATGATGAAAGCCGCTAATTTGAATAAACCTATGAAAATGCCGTCTCAAAAGCTGATTACTTCGGTAGAATCTATTGATAAGCCCGAAAAAAGCAag ataaaaaacttAGTAATTATGGACGATAAAGCTTCGTGTAAAGAACTGGATCAGTGGATAGAACAGTTAAATGATTGCAAGCAATTAACAGAAAATCAAGTGAAAACACTATGTGATAAG gCTAAAGAAATATTATCTAAAGAATCAAATGTACAAGAAGTAAAATGTCCTGTAACAGTCTGCGGAGACGTCCATGGACAATTCCATGATTTGATGGAATTGTTCAGGATAGGCGGTAGAAGTCCGGATACAAATTACCTATTTATGGGTGATTATGTTGATCGTGGATATTATTCCGTTGAGACTGTCACTCTATTGGTAGCACTAAAAGTCAG gTACAAAGAGAGAATTACAATATTAAGAGGTAACCATGAATCGAGACAAATTACTCAAGTGTATGGTTTCTACGATGAGTGTTTGAGGAAGTACGGTAACGCCAATGTTTGGAAATTCTTCACGGATCTGTTTGATTATTTACCTTTAACTGCTCTCGTTGATAGTCAAATTTTCTGTTTGCACGGTGGATTGAGCCCCAGCATCGACACTTTGGACCACATTAGAGCCCTAGACCGCTTACAGGAA GTACCACACGAAGGTCCTATGTGCGATCTCCTGTGGTCCGACCCCGACGATCGCGGAGGTTGGGGTATTTCCCCGAGAGGCGCCGGTTACACTTTTGGTCAAGATATATCGGAAAGTTTCAATCACAGCAACGGTCTCACTTTGGTATCGAGAGCGCACCAGCTGGTAATGGAAGGATACAATTGGTGTCACGATCGAAACGTCGTCACCATCTTCAGCGCGCCGAATTATTGCTACAGGTGCGGGAACCAAGCCGCCATTATGGAATTAGACGACGCTCTTAAATATTCGTT CTTACAGTTCGATCCGGCACCGAGACGTGGCGAACCGCATGTTACGCGTAGAACTCCAGACTATTTCCTTTAA
- the LOC130896141 gene encoding thymidylate kinase: protein MSSLKRGALIVIEGVDRSGKSTQCKKLLQALKNKEINTQLIRFPDRSTLTGKLIDEYLKNKECKLNDQAIHLLFSANRWENAEKMKSLLYSGVTLIVDRYSYSGVVFSAVKKNMCLEWCQQPENGLPKPDLVFLLDVSLEEMCNRPGFGDERYENTNFQTKVSKLYNKLCKEEDNWVKVDAARSINEVHKNLLEMCLRTIEKVQMSPLETLDFNREC, encoded by the exons atgagtTCCTTAAAAAGAGGTGCATTAATAGTTATAGAAGGAGTTGATAGATCAGGTAAATCTACGCAGTGTAAAAAATTACTACAAgctttaaaaaacaaagaaataaacaCGCAACTAATAAGATTCCCAGACCGTTCTACGTTAACAGGCAAACTAATAGACGAATATTTAAAGAATAAGGAATGTAAACTCAACGATCAAgctatacatttattattttcggCAAATCGTTGGGAAAATGCGGAAAAAATGAAATCGTTATTATATAGTGGTGTGACTTTAATAGTAGACAGATATTCGTATTCGGGTGTAGTGTTTTCAGCAGttaaaaaaa ATATGTGTCTTGAATGGTGTCAACAACCAGAAAACGGTCTTCCAAAACCAGATTTAGTATTCTTATTAGACGTAAGTTTGGAGGAAATGTGTAATAGACCTGGTTTCGGTGACGAACGATACGAAAATACGAATTTCCAAACCAAAGTATCCAAATTGTACAACAAATTATGTAAGGAAGAGGATAATTGGGTGAAAGTAGATGCCGCCAGATCTATCAATGAAGTTCACAAAAATCTGCTTGAAATGTGCTTAAGGACTATAGAAAAAGTTCAGATGTCACCTTTAGAAACTTTAGATTTTAATAGGGAATGTTAA
- the LOC130896129 gene encoding tudor and KH domain-containing protein homolog isoform X1: protein MNQFYSNFSVIKQSLTVILGLTALGVSSYVLYLLFRKDDDEDDYTDTYAKISKFKTHQINVPKNVVRSLIGRNGKTIKQIQEQTGTNIYFRDTDSSDYKLCLIKGSVEACNLAENLIQEFVTNQPILENEDIWIPLSSIGRVIGRNGDQISELRTLSGAKITVLDDDRGRNSKRISIKGTREQINLAKSLIEDVVDKAMKRQEFLEASLAKREPRVPPKSPEGASRIVESPKVEKMSPIPGQPETPFEIYVSAMVDPSRFWVQIVGPKATELDCLVEEMTEYYGKPENRALHVLGEVKQGDLVAATFLYDKKWYRAEVLKIIECESKQAELYYVDYGDTDTVLCTDLYELRTDFLRLHFQAIECFLARVEPNGESWSEEAVDRFEEWTHVAQWKKLSAKMNGYSVREKTRAKREGSPVPGVDLYGIEEHDIDIAEELVKSGLAVFKKDTNLLSSSRTTSNSNISVASSS, encoded by the exons atgaatcaattttattcgaatttcaGTGTTATTAAACAATCGTTAACGGTAATTCTTGGACTAACAGCGTTGGGGGTTTCGAGTTATGTATTATATCTTCTATTTCGTAAAGACGATGATGAAGACGACTATACAGATACTTACGCTAAAATATCAAAGTTCAAAACACACCAAATTAACGTTCCTAAAAATGTTGTACGCTCATTAATTGGTAGAAACGGCAAAACTATCAAACAGATTCAAGAACAAACCGGTACAAACATTTATTTCAGAGATACCGATAGCAGTGATTATAAATTGTGTTTAATAAAAGGATCAGTGGAGGCTTGTAATCTTGCTGAAAATTTAATACAA GAATTCGTAACGAATCAACCAATTttagaaaatgaagatatatGGATCCCTCTAAGCTCTATCGGTAGAGTAATAGGGCGAAACGGGGATCAAATATCCGAACTTAGAACGTTATCTGGTgcaaaaataacagttttagATGACGACCGAGGTAGAAATTCGAAACGTATTTCCATTAAAG GTACCAGAGAGCAGATAAATTTGGCTAAATCTTTAATAGAAGATGTAGTAGACAAAGCTATGAAACGACAAGAATTTTTAGAAGCATCTTTGGCTAAAAGAGAACCGAGAGTACCACCAAAATCGCCAGAAGGTGCTTCTAGAATCGTCGAAAGCCccaaagttgaaaaaatgtctCCAATACCAg gacAACCGGAAACTCCTTTTGAAATATACGTTTCTGCTATGGTAGATCCGTCTCGGTTTTGGGTACAAATAGTCGGTCCTAAAGCTACTGAATTAGATTGTCTAGTAGAAGAAATGACGGAATATTATGGAAAACCTGAAAATAGAGCTTTACACGTATTAGGAGAAGTCAAACAAGGAGATCTAGTAGCTGCTACGTTTCTATACGataaaaaatg gTACCGAGCcgaagtattaaaaataatagaatgcGAATCGAAACAAGCAGAATTATATTACGTAGATTACGGTGATACGGATACAGTATTATGCACAGATTTATACGAACTCAGAACCGATTTTCTGAGACTCCATTTCCAAGCTATCGAATGTTTTTTAGCCAGAGTCG aaccGAACGGTGAGAGTTGGTCGGAAGAGGCAGTGGATCGTTTCGAAGAATGGACTCATGTGGctcaatggaaaaaactttcGGCGAAAATGAACGGGTACAGTGTAAGGGAGAAGACGAGGGCGAAACGGGAGGGTTCCCCCGTTCCCGGTGTGGATTTATACGGGATAGAAGAACACGACATTGATATAGCTGAGGAATTAGTCAAATCCGGTTTGGCTGTATTCAAAAAAGACACTAATTTGTTATCGAGCAGTAGAACTACCAGCAACAGTAATATAAGCGTGGCTAGTAGTTCTTAG
- the LOC130896129 gene encoding tudor and KH domain-containing protein homolog isoform X2 → MSVIKQSLTVILGLTALGVSSYVLYLLFRKDDDEDDYTDTYAKISKFKTHQINVPKNVVRSLIGRNGKTIKQIQEQTGTNIYFRDTDSSDYKLCLIKGSVEACNLAENLIQEFVTNQPILENEDIWIPLSSIGRVIGRNGDQISELRTLSGAKITVLDDDRGRNSKRISIKGTREQINLAKSLIEDVVDKAMKRQEFLEASLAKREPRVPPKSPEGASRIVESPKVEKMSPIPGQPETPFEIYVSAMVDPSRFWVQIVGPKATELDCLVEEMTEYYGKPENRALHVLGEVKQGDLVAATFLYDKKWYRAEVLKIIECESKQAELYYVDYGDTDTVLCTDLYELRTDFLRLHFQAIECFLARVEPNGESWSEEAVDRFEEWTHVAQWKKLSAKMNGYSVREKTRAKREGSPVPGVDLYGIEEHDIDIAEELVKSGLAVFKKDTNLLSSSRTTSNSNISVASSS, encoded by the exons ATGAG TGTTATTAAACAATCGTTAACGGTAATTCTTGGACTAACAGCGTTGGGGGTTTCGAGTTATGTATTATATCTTCTATTTCGTAAAGACGATGATGAAGACGACTATACAGATACTTACGCTAAAATATCAAAGTTCAAAACACACCAAATTAACGTTCCTAAAAATGTTGTACGCTCATTAATTGGTAGAAACGGCAAAACTATCAAACAGATTCAAGAACAAACCGGTACAAACATTTATTTCAGAGATACCGATAGCAGTGATTATAAATTGTGTTTAATAAAAGGATCAGTGGAGGCTTGTAATCTTGCTGAAAATTTAATACAA GAATTCGTAACGAATCAACCAATTttagaaaatgaagatatatGGATCCCTCTAAGCTCTATCGGTAGAGTAATAGGGCGAAACGGGGATCAAATATCCGAACTTAGAACGTTATCTGGTgcaaaaataacagttttagATGACGACCGAGGTAGAAATTCGAAACGTATTTCCATTAAAG GTACCAGAGAGCAGATAAATTTGGCTAAATCTTTAATAGAAGATGTAGTAGACAAAGCTATGAAACGACAAGAATTTTTAGAAGCATCTTTGGCTAAAAGAGAACCGAGAGTACCACCAAAATCGCCAGAAGGTGCTTCTAGAATCGTCGAAAGCCccaaagttgaaaaaatgtctCCAATACCAg gacAACCGGAAACTCCTTTTGAAATATACGTTTCTGCTATGGTAGATCCGTCTCGGTTTTGGGTACAAATAGTCGGTCCTAAAGCTACTGAATTAGATTGTCTAGTAGAAGAAATGACGGAATATTATGGAAAACCTGAAAATAGAGCTTTACACGTATTAGGAGAAGTCAAACAAGGAGATCTAGTAGCTGCTACGTTTCTATACGataaaaaatg gTACCGAGCcgaagtattaaaaataatagaatgcGAATCGAAACAAGCAGAATTATATTACGTAGATTACGGTGATACGGATACAGTATTATGCACAGATTTATACGAACTCAGAACCGATTTTCTGAGACTCCATTTCCAAGCTATCGAATGTTTTTTAGCCAGAGTCG aaccGAACGGTGAGAGTTGGTCGGAAGAGGCAGTGGATCGTTTCGAAGAATGGACTCATGTGGctcaatggaaaaaactttcGGCGAAAATGAACGGGTACAGTGTAAGGGAGAAGACGAGGGCGAAACGGGAGGGTTCCCCCGTTCCCGGTGTGGATTTATACGGGATAGAAGAACACGACATTGATATAGCTGAGGAATTAGTCAAATCCGGTTTGGCTGTATTCAAAAAAGACACTAATTTGTTATCGAGCAGTAGAACTACCAGCAACAGTAATATAAGCGTGGCTAGTAGTTCTTAG
- the LOC130896132 gene encoding DNA fragmentation factor subunit beta, which yields MTTTKGFRVTDADRKIRVGIAVKNLVELKKKTIDKFKLKFSPGQIDFQTTDGTIIENEEYFQTLPAQTLLIWVKVGERAATDAEILYKTIREVNDEYLTAGEKVQEFFTEKMKNKVLKLAEVLKGLDADKGKFSTKADHPEWFEGLNTNAKTKEEYMFKRAQDRIRSYFYKTKDELRNRNDLPRNAVNDLFLELDAKLKLNKYHGCYFDRASSRNDDDMKSICNSEGTFRCQGRWDREQCLYAPRHSINPYNSRESRIVFQTWNLDHNKERSRSVIPAVCAALRASDPSDKNVEIRCDLIENETTTTPRDARLDVKAIYNDLFTLKNLKIVHIICHDKGVHRTAKAGPYLLY from the exons ATGACCACTACGAAAGGTTTCAGAGTAACCGACGCAGATAGAAAAATCCGCGTCGGTATCGCCGTCAAAAATCTAGTAGAACTCAAAAAGAAAACAATCGACaaattcaaacttaaattttCTCCTGGACAAATAGATTTCCAAACGACTGACGGTACCATAATCGAAAACGAAGAATATTTTCAg acTTTACCTGCGCAAACTTTATTGATATGGGTGAAAGTCGGCGAAAGAGCCGCCACGGACGCCGAGATTCTCTACAAGACAATAAGGGAAGTTAACGATGAATATTTAACTGCGGGAGAGAAGGTTCAagaattttttactgaaaaaatgaaaaataaggtGCTCAAACTCGCCGAGGTGCTCAAGGGTTTGGACGCTGACAAGGGCAAATTCAGCACCAAAGCTGATCATCCGGAATGGTTCgaag GGTTAAACACCAACGCAAAAACAAAAGAGGAATATATGTTCAAGAGGGCGCAGGATAGAATTAGGTCGTATTTCTACAAAACCAAAGACGAATTGAGAAACAGAAACGATTTACCGCGAAATGCGGTTAACGATCTGTTTCTCGAATTAGACGccaaattgaaattgaataaataccACGGATGTTATTTCGATAGGGCGAGCAGTCGAAACGACGATGACATGAAAAGCATCTGCAACAGCGAAGGGACGTTCCGGTGTCAAGGCAG ATGGGATAGGGAGCAATGTTTATACGCTCCGCGTCACAGCATTAATCCGTACAACAGCAGGGAATCGCGTATCGTATTCCAGACTTGGAATCTCGATCACAACAAGGAACGTTCGCGTTCCGTTATCCCTGCTGTATGTGCAGCTCTGCGCGCTTCTGATCCTTCTGATAAGAACGTTGAGATACGCTGCGATCTTATAGAAAACGAAACGACGACGACGCCAAGGGATGCGCGCCTCGACGTCAAGGCcatttataatgatttattcactttgaaaaatttgaaaatcgtaCATATTATTTGTCACGATAAGGGCGTTCATCGTACCGCCAAAGCGGGTCCTTATCTGTTGTACTGA